One Nitrospirota bacterium genomic region harbors:
- a CDS encoding flagellin, with product MADISLTAGMRASVLSLETTSSLFDTTQLRLSTGRAVNSALDDPIKYFSAQNNNFTASGLNNLKSSMNEALQVVSAANNGITAVTSLIKNAIAIAQQAQAASATDYTTQATLLTQYIGILSQINFAGADSKYGGKDLINNGTAYSSSTATASDSVTVTFSTTNTNSAITISGVDSTIVGLGLSVGGFTLATGNETTGTGAVTTGATLSWTTTASSNNSWATAANISTDITKLNSALTTLQTTAKTLSTSNAVIQARIDFTANMVSTLQQGSDKLTLADMNQEGANMLSLQTQQALATNSMRLASQASQSVLRLFS from the coding sequence ATGGCAGATATTTCATTAACCGCTGGTATGCGGGCGTCGGTTCTTTCGTTAGAGACAACGTCTTCGTTATTTGATACGACCCAATTACGGTTATCTACCGGACGAGCAGTCAACTCGGCATTGGACGATCCGATCAAATATTTTTCGGCTCAGAATAATAATTTTACGGCAAGTGGTTTAAACAATCTTAAATCAAGCATGAACGAAGCGTTACAGGTGGTGTCGGCTGCCAACAATGGTATCACCGCTGTGACCTCCTTAATCAAAAACGCAATCGCCATTGCTCAACAGGCTCAAGCGGCGTCTGCGACGGATTATACAACTCAGGCCACGCTCCTGACCCAATATATCGGGATTTTGAGCCAGATCAACTTCGCCGGTGCGGATTCGAAATACGGCGGGAAAGATTTGATCAATAATGGAACGGCATATAGTTCCTCTACCGCGACAGCTTCAGACAGTGTGACGGTGACTTTCAGCACAACCAACACCAACTCCGCCATTACCATTTCAGGTGTCGATTCCACGATTGTAGGTCTTGGCCTATCAGTTGGAGGTTTTACGCTTGCAACGGGGAATGAAACGACCGGAACGGGTGCGGTGACCACAGGGGCAACCCTATCCTGGACCACAACCGCCAGCTCAAACAATAGCTGGGCGACTGCGGCGAATATATCGACAGATATTACGAAATTGAACAGCGCGTTAACCACCCTTCAGACAACCGCAAAGACCCTATCGACCAGCAACGCGGTGATTCAGGCCAGAATCGATTTTACCGCCAATATGGTCAGTACCTTACAGCAAGGGTCTGATAAGCTGACACTGGCGGATATGAATCAGGAAGGAGCCAACATGTTGTCCCTGCAGACACAGCAGGCATTGGCTACAAACTCGATGAGATTGGCCTCTCAAGCCTCCCAGAGCGTCTTGAGATTATTCTCATAA
- a CDS encoding sigma-54-dependent Fis family transcriptional regulator, translated as MTNYPKDKFRVLIVDDEEGPRRAIEAALYREKDLEIRTARSGEEALHSFDEGAFDLVLTDIRMPQMDGIDLLRRIHERSPDTLVILITGYGTLNSAIDAIRAGAYDYLTKPFKVEELCIVVDRAIEKIKLLRENGRLLGELTALFEKIKKNIVETESAEKGVRNLELLQDVRRQLSQIYVRNGGNGKG; from the coding sequence ATGACTAACTATCCTAAAGACAAATTCAGAGTTCTTATCGTGGATGATGAAGAGGGCCCCCGGAGGGCGATTGAAGCGGCATTGTACCGTGAAAAAGATCTTGAAATTAGAACGGCCCGAAGCGGGGAGGAGGCACTCCACAGTTTTGATGAGGGTGCATTCGATCTTGTTCTGACTGATATCCGGATGCCGCAAATGGATGGGATAGATCTGCTTCGAAGGATCCACGAACGTTCTCCCGATACCCTGGTAATCTTGATTACCGGATATGGAACACTTAATTCCGCCATTGATGCGATTCGGGCGGGAGCGTATGATTACCTGACCAAACCGTTTAAAGTGGAGGAGCTCTGTATCGTTGTCGACAGAGCCATTGAAAAAATCAAACTTCTGCGGGAGAACGGTAGATTGCTCGGAGAGCTCACCGCGCTTTTTGAAAAAATAAAAAAGAATATCGTGGAGACGGAATCCGCCGAAAAGGGGGTCCGAAACCTGGAGTTGTTACAGGATGTCAGGCGTCAGCTTTCACAAATTTATGTAAGGAACGGTGGAAATGGAAAAGGATAA
- a CDS encoding flagellar biosynthesis repressor FlbT has translation MPLKVTLKPKERLFINGAVIFNNEANRISLIVVNDIPILREKDILTEESANSPCKRIYLSVQLMYMDKERLAEYQKKYWRLVGEVIKAAPSTTKMIHKISEQILIGQFYKALKLSHKLVHYEMELINAGK, from the coding sequence ATGCCACTTAAGGTTACCTTAAAGCCGAAGGAACGTCTTTTCATCAATGGCGCGGTTATTTTCAATAATGAAGCGAACCGGATTAGCCTGATTGTCGTTAACGACATACCGATTTTAAGAGAAAAAGATATTTTAACCGAAGAGAGTGCGAATTCCCCCTGCAAACGGATCTATCTTTCCGTTCAGTTGATGTATATGGATAAGGAACGGCTGGCCGAATATCAGAAGAAATATTGGAGGCTGGTCGGGGAGGTCATCAAGGCGGCACCAAGCACCACAAAAATGATTCATAAAATTAGCGAGCAGATTTTAATAGGGCAATTTTATAAAGCTTTAAAACTTTCTCATAAATTAGTTCATTACGAAATGGAGTTAATCAATGCCGGTAAATAA
- a CDS encoding methyltransferase domain-containing protein, with amino-acid sequence MERWQLRTPVAFMIFNRPDTTQFVFEEIRKSKPPKLLVIADGPRPGKPDEAEKCRAARAIIQRIDWKCEVLTNYSDINLGCKRRVSTGLDWVFELVEEAIVLEDDCLPEPSFFRFCEDLLKKYRHDERIAQISGDNFQFGENGTEYSYYFSRINHLWGWASWRRAWKKHDVSMSKWPEVKSKTGLIDWLGNRELANFWEGAFDSAFLGKIDTWDFQWVFSSWLHNMLTILPNQNLISNIGFREDATHTKGQSLFANMKTAPVLFPLKHPPEIIRNVAADSFTERMMFLPKAPVQMESNPKSDSPVVCKVCSSRSRFLKNASMLKVHLVDYFKCENCGFIQTEEPFWLNEAYSSAITSSDTGLVRRNIELSKMSKLILSNCFEKNAQFVDYGGGYGLFVRLMRDYGFDFYWIDQHCPNLFAKNFEADCQNGKRYEVLTAFEVFEHLVNPMDEIEKMLKLSNTIFFSTELIPSHHPKPGEWWYFGLEHGQHISFYTLRTLDAIARKFNLNLYSNGTSLHILTDKNLKGPLEFSEGIWKSLQSHDIEWYGPHRMDKIVLGVSGGNETLQSVQAIIHSARTFLQNGHLDEAEKIYRDILNVHSQNSEVLHDLGIIAFQKGKLVSASDYFLKALNIKPDFAIAHNNLGVVLNEMGKKEEAKICYEVAISLKPDYAEAYFNRGMISRDQGRHDEAMISFQKAVGFKSDYVEALKELEELKKKVQSPRLLKPVPAISPGMDPGLKKRMAFVDLAFHQRTKSTLELIEVFQRHFQVDIYWDSGNLDFQQIARQSYDTVVFFQKIYGMRKLDSLNAKNIIFIPMYDDVMGITDAYWRQFGHVQFLSFSRTLHEKLLHLGLRSRHIQYHVPSPKLPSPEPSCKGLSGFFWQRTNYIRWSTIKILIQNVSIEKFHLHSAVDPPNHVFEKPSDEDIKKYSITISDWFPGKEEYLTLVASAKLFFAPRPFEGIGMSFLEAMAMGKCVIAPDLPTMNEYIQDGENGLLYDPKNPVPLDFRQADNIGMKARVSAEEGYRTWKEAEKGLIQFITDP; translated from the coding sequence ATGGAAAGATGGCAATTAAGGACCCCAGTCGCTTTTATGATATTCAATCGACCTGATACGACCCAATTCGTGTTCGAGGAGATTCGTAAATCAAAACCACCCAAGCTGTTAGTCATTGCTGACGGTCCACGTCCCGGGAAACCAGACGAAGCAGAGAAATGTCGTGCGGCAAGAGCAATTATTCAGCGCATCGACTGGAAATGCGAAGTATTAACAAACTACTCTGATATCAATTTAGGTTGCAAGAGACGCGTCTCAACCGGTTTGGATTGGGTTTTTGAATTGGTAGAGGAGGCGATAGTACTGGAAGATGATTGTCTCCCTGAACCCAGCTTCTTTCGATTTTGTGAAGATCTGCTCAAAAAATATCGTCATGATGAACGGATTGCCCAAATCAGCGGGGATAATTTTCAATTTGGAGAGAACGGGACCGAATACAGTTATTATTTCTCGAGAATTAATCATTTGTGGGGATGGGCCTCTTGGCGAAGAGCCTGGAAAAAGCATGATGTATCGATGTCGAAATGGCCTGAAGTAAAGAGCAAGACAGGTTTAATTGACTGGCTTGGAAATCGGGAACTGGCCAATTTCTGGGAAGGGGCATTTGATAGCGCTTTCCTGGGAAAGATCGATACCTGGGATTTTCAATGGGTTTTCTCTTCCTGGTTGCATAACATGTTAACGATTCTCCCCAATCAGAATTTAATTTCAAATATCGGTTTCAGGGAGGACGCCACCCACACCAAAGGTCAGAGCCTGTTTGCGAACATGAAGACAGCTCCAGTTCTTTTTCCTCTCAAGCACCCTCCGGAGATTATTCGAAATGTTGCAGCGGATTCTTTTACCGAAAGGATGATGTTTCTCCCGAAAGCACCGGTTCAAATGGAGTCGAATCCAAAATCGGATTCTCCTGTGGTCTGTAAAGTCTGTTCATCTAGATCAAGATTCCTAAAAAATGCATCCATGTTAAAGGTTCACTTGGTAGATTATTTTAAATGTGAAAACTGCGGATTTATTCAGACAGAAGAGCCATTTTGGTTAAATGAGGCTTATTCCAGTGCAATTACGAGCAGTGATACGGGTCTGGTGAGAAGAAATATTGAGCTTTCGAAAATGTCGAAATTGATTTTATCTAATTGTTTTGAGAAAAACGCCCAATTTGTCGATTATGGCGGAGGATACGGTCTTTTTGTCCGTTTGATGAGGGACTATGGTTTTGATTTCTACTGGATTGACCAACATTGTCCAAATCTTTTTGCCAAGAACTTTGAAGCAGATTGCCAAAACGGGAAGCGGTACGAGGTATTGACGGCATTTGAAGTTTTTGAACATCTGGTTAATCCCATGGATGAGATAGAAAAAATGCTGAAACTTTCAAATACCATTTTCTTTAGCACAGAACTGATTCCCTCTCATCATCCGAAACCGGGAGAATGGTGGTATTTTGGGCTTGAGCATGGCCAGCATATCTCTTTCTATACTCTGAGAACTTTGGATGCGATTGCCAGAAAATTTAATCTGAACCTCTATTCTAATGGGACTTCGCTACACATCTTAACGGACAAAAATCTTAAAGGTCCCTTGGAGTTTTCCGAGGGGATCTGGAAATCATTGCAAAGTCATGATATTGAGTGGTATGGACCTCACCGGATGGACAAGATTGTATTGGGCGTATCCGGAGGAAACGAAACTCTCCAAAGTGTTCAAGCCATAATTCATTCCGCACGAACCTTTCTTCAGAATGGACACCTCGATGAGGCAGAAAAAATCTACAGAGACATTCTGAATGTGCATTCTCAAAACAGCGAAGTTTTGCATGATCTTGGAATTATTGCATTTCAAAAAGGCAAACTTGTTTCGGCATCCGATTACTTTCTTAAGGCCTTAAATATAAAACCCGATTTTGCAATAGCCCATAATAATCTGGGGGTTGTCTTGAATGAAATGGGGAAGAAGGAAGAGGCTAAAATCTGTTATGAAGTGGCTATTTCTTTAAAACCGGATTACGCAGAAGCTTATTTTAACCGAGGCATGATTTCCAGAGATCAGGGCCGTCATGACGAAGCGATGATCTCATTTCAAAAGGCAGTCGGGTTTAAGTCGGACTATGTTGAAGCACTCAAAGAACTGGAAGAATTAAAAAAGAAAGTTCAAAGTCCGAGATTGCTAAAACCAGTGCCGGCGATAAGTCCGGGCATGGATCCGGGTTTGAAAAAAAGAATGGCTTTTGTGGATTTGGCCTTTCATCAAAGAACAAAAAGCACGCTGGAATTGATTGAGGTTTTCCAACGCCATTTCCAGGTCGACATATACTGGGACAGCGGAAATCTTGATTTTCAGCAGATTGCCAGACAAAGCTATGATACGGTCGTTTTTTTTCAAAAGATCTATGGGATGAGGAAATTAGATTCGCTTAACGCTAAAAATATTATTTTTATCCCGATGTATGATGATGTGATGGGAATCACAGATGCATACTGGAGGCAGTTTGGTCATGTTCAGTTCCTTAGTTTCTCAAGAACGCTTCATGAGAAACTTCTTCACCTGGGGTTAAGATCTCGGCATATTCAATATCATGTTCCATCCCCAAAGCTTCCAAGTCCAGAGCCGTCCTGTAAGGGCCTCTCCGGGTTTTTCTGGCAAAGGACCAACTATATCCGGTGGAGTACGATCAAGATCCTGATTCAGAATGTTTCGATTGAAAAATTTCACCTCCACTCCGCGGTCGATCCCCCGAACCATGTTTTTGAAAAACCTTCAGATGAAGATATCAAAAAATACAGCATCACCATCAGTGATTGGTTTCCCGGAAAGGAGGAGTATTTGACTCTCGTTGCCTCCGCCAAACTTTTCTTTGCCCCAAGGCCCTTCGAGGGAATAGGGATGTCTTTCCTGGAGGCTATGGCCATGGGAAAATGTGTGATTGCCCCGGATCTACCCACGATGAATGAATACATTCAGGATGGCGAAAATGGTCTTTTGTATGACCCGAAAAATCCCGTTCCCCTTGATTTTAGGCAGGCTGATAATATAGGAATGAAGGCGAGAGTTTCGGCTGAAGAAGGGTATCGTACCTGGAAAGAGGCCGAAAAAGGTTTAATTCAATTTATAACGGATCCGTAA
- the fliJ gene encoding flagellar export protein FliJ, which yields MARYQSKLNGILLHLKFQEELAETALAEKNRQLAVEEEKLSVLRDLMDQTNRNLLAKKGEGILPFELELYQRFIQQQKDKVEQQELAVQKLLEEYELFREKLALAVKEKKVVQKLEKNRLQTYLTRIEKKDQQTMDEIAGQTKRTRR from the coding sequence ATGGCGAGATATCAATCCAAACTGAATGGAATTCTTCTTCACCTGAAGTTTCAGGAAGAGTTGGCTGAAACAGCCCTTGCTGAAAAAAACCGCCAATTGGCCGTTGAAGAAGAAAAACTGAGTGTCCTGCGGGATTTGATGGATCAAACGAACCGGAATTTGCTGGCAAAAAAAGGTGAGGGAATTCTCCCTTTCGAGTTGGAACTCTATCAGCGGTTTATTCAGCAGCAAAAAGATAAGGTGGAGCAACAGGAACTGGCTGTGCAAAAACTACTGGAAGAATATGAACTTTTCCGCGAAAAACTGGCCCTGGCGGTCAAAGAGAAGAAAGTGGTCCAAAAACTGGAAAAAAACAGACTCCAAACTTATCTGACACGAATTGAGAAAAAGGACCAGCAAACCATGGATGAAATCGCTGGACAGACCAAAAGGACCCGTCGATGA
- the flaF gene encoding flagellar biosynthesis regulator FlaF produces MPVNNPFSAYQEVAKKTLDGPALEAYVLNRAAQLLIECKNQWNESGHQERLDKALGYNQKLWTFFQVELANPEHSLPKKIREDILSLSIFIDKRIYEVITEPDPGKLEVMININRNIANGLQGNAIGS; encoded by the coding sequence ATGCCGGTAAATAATCCCTTCAGTGCCTATCAAGAGGTGGCGAAAAAGACCCTAGATGGTCCCGCTCTTGAAGCCTATGTATTGAATAGAGCCGCTCAGCTCCTGATTGAGTGTAAAAATCAGTGGAATGAGTCCGGACATCAAGAACGGCTTGATAAGGCGCTCGGATATAACCAGAAGTTATGGACCTTTTTTCAGGTGGAGCTCGCCAATCCGGAACATTCTCTTCCGAAAAAGATACGTGAAGATATCTTAAGCCTCTCCATTTTTATTGATAAAAGAATTTATGAAGTCATAACAGAACCGGATCCTGGCAAACTGGAGGTGATGATCAATATTAACCGAAATATTGCCAACGGCCTTCAGGGGAACGCGATCGGGTCCTGA
- a CDS encoding FliI/YscN family ATPase gives MSRFIMDALGLVDQIDPRPIHGRITQAIGIVLEGCAPVSAIGEICEVISVLGNRRILAEVVGFRDDKVLLMPLGDLEGIGPGSAIVNKSVQAKVAVGERILGRVLNGLGQPIDGKGPLQVHEVHPLYNVPPGPLQRNRITAPLDLGVRALNGLLTAGRGQRIGIFAGSGVGKSILLGMIARYTSADVNVIALIGERGREVKEFIEKDLNEEGLKRSVVVVATSDQPPLVRKRAAFLAMSIAEYFRDRNRQVLFMMDSLTRLAHAQREIGLSIGEPPATKGYTPSVFSLLPGFLERSGTGTNGGTMTGLFTVLTEGDDINDPIPDAVRAILDGHVILSREIAARALYPAIDILNSVSRVMIDIVDSKQIDRARRFSELLSTYQKAEDLINIGAYKAGSNLKIDQAIEKWEELQAYIRQDIHERVTIKESIDALARILP, from the coding sequence ATGAGCCGTTTCATCATGGATGCTCTCGGATTGGTTGATCAGATTGATCCACGCCCCATTCATGGCCGGATCACCCAGGCGATCGGTATAGTCTTGGAAGGATGCGCTCCGGTTTCCGCCATTGGAGAAATATGCGAAGTCATCTCGGTATTAGGGAACAGGAGAATTCTCGCCGAAGTGGTCGGTTTCCGAGACGATAAGGTCCTTCTTATGCCGCTGGGTGATCTTGAAGGGATCGGACCGGGGAGCGCCATTGTCAATAAATCCGTTCAGGCCAAGGTGGCTGTGGGAGAAAGAATTTTAGGTCGGGTCTTAAACGGCCTGGGACAACCGATCGATGGGAAAGGACCTCTCCAGGTCCATGAAGTTCATCCTTTATACAACGTCCCTCCGGGACCGCTTCAAAGAAATCGGATCACGGCGCCACTTGATCTGGGTGTACGTGCTCTGAATGGCCTTTTGACCGCCGGACGCGGGCAGCGAATCGGTATTTTTGCAGGGAGCGGCGTTGGTAAGAGCATCCTGCTTGGCATGATTGCCAGGTATACTTCCGCCGACGTCAATGTGATCGCCCTGATCGGTGAACGTGGAAGAGAAGTAAAAGAGTTCATCGAGAAAGATCTAAACGAAGAGGGACTTAAACGGTCGGTGGTCGTCGTCGCGACGTCGGATCAGCCTCCGCTGGTTAGGAAAAGAGCCGCATTTCTTGCCATGTCGATCGCAGAATACTTCAGAGATCGCAACCGGCAGGTCTTATTTATGATGGATTCACTCACCCGGCTTGCCCATGCCCAGCGAGAAATCGGACTCTCAATTGGCGAACCGCCGGCAACCAAAGGATACACTCCCTCCGTTTTTTCTCTTCTCCCCGGCTTTCTGGAACGTTCTGGAACTGGAACAAACGGAGGAACAATGACCGGACTTTTTACCGTCTTGACTGAAGGAGATGATATCAACGACCCGATTCCGGATGCGGTACGGGCCATTCTGGATGGACATGTCATACTCTCCCGGGAAATCGCCGCAAGGGCACTCTATCCTGCCATCGATATTTTAAACAGTGTCAGCAGGGTCATGATTGATATTGTCGATTCCAAACAGATCGATCGGGCAAGACGATTTTCCGAATTGCTCTCTACTTATCAAAAGGCTGAAGATTTGATTAATATCGGGGCCTATAAGGCCGGGAGCAACTTGAAAATTGACCAGGCAATTGAAAAGTGGGAAGAACTTCAGGCTTATATTAGACAGGATATCCATGAAAGGGTCACGATCAAAGAAAGCATTGATGCACTTGCCAGAATCCTCCCATAG
- a CDS encoding PilZ domain-containing protein, translating into MEKDNRSYHRIPTECPALYRIVDPAKKEDAKGKWERLAHLSPISAFEGMESSHRQTEHVDPFVLELFLRLDWRMNYMIKMMTQKEDLELFPCRAVIVDISASGMKLYGTESPPNGARMEFQFVLPIIPFRELFLVGKVIRSVPKELASNPDFKYEIGIEFEGLKEMDREHLIHYVVKRELQLRQGREKIR; encoded by the coding sequence ATGGAAAAGGATAACCGCAGCTATCATCGTATTCCAACGGAATGTCCCGCACTTTACCGGATCGTCGACCCTGCCAAGAAAGAAGACGCCAAAGGGAAATGGGAGAGACTGGCCCATCTTTCACCGATCTCTGCCTTTGAAGGAATGGAGAGCAGCCACCGTCAGACAGAACATGTGGACCCCTTTGTTCTGGAGCTTTTTCTCCGTCTCGACTGGCGAATGAATTACATGATTAAGATGATGACCCAGAAAGAAGATCTGGAACTCTTTCCCTGCCGGGCGGTCATTGTCGATATCTCCGCGTCAGGAATGAAACTTTACGGTACTGAAAGTCCTCCGAATGGAGCGCGTATGGAATTTCAATTTGTCTTGCCAATTATCCCTTTCAGGGAACTATTTTTGGTCGGTAAAGTGATCAGATCGGTCCCGAAGGAGCTTGCAAGCAATCCCGATTTCAAGTATGAAATTGGAATTGAATTTGAGGGGTTAAAAGAGATGGACCGGGAACATCTGATTCATTATGTCGTCAAAAGAGAACTTCAGTTGCGGCAAGGACGTGAAAAAATCCGCTAG